The following nucleotide sequence is from Flavobacterium sp. N1736.
TAAAGAACAAATTGAGGTTTCTAAATTTTACGAAAAATTACCAAAACCACACGCTTTAGCTGTTCAGGAATGGCTAGACGGTAAAACTTACCATAGAAGTTCAAACAAATAATATAGTATAATGTCAGTTTTAAACGGAAAAAAAATTTTACTGGGAGTTTCTGGTGGAATTGCAGCGTATAAAACAGCCACATTAGTACGACTTTTTATAAAAGCAGGTGCACATGTCCAAGTGATAATGACACCTGCTTCTAAGGATTTTGTAACCCCACTTACCTTATCAACGTTATCAAAAAATCCTGTACATTCCAGTTTCTTTAATCAGGATGATGAAGATGCAGTTTGGAACAATCACGTCGAATTGGCACTTTGGGCTGATTTGATGATAATTGCTCCTGCAACGGCAAATACATTATCTAAAATGACAACCGGAAACTGCGATAATCTTTTAATTGCTACTTATTTATCGGCTAAATGTCCTGTTTATTTTGCTCCGGCAATGGATTTGGATATGTATAAACATCCTTCGACACTATCTAGTTTTAAGGCTTTAAAACAATTTGGGAATGTAATGATTCCTGCAGAAAATGGCGAATTAGCCAGTGGTTTGTCAGGCGAAGGCCGAATGGCAGAACCTGAAAATATCATCGCATTTCTTGAAGCCGATTTAGAAAGCAAATTGCCATTAAAAGGAAAAAAAATACTAATTACAGCCGGACCAACATACGAAGCAATAGATCCTGTACGTTTTATAGGAAATCATTCTTCAGGAAAAATGGGTTTTGATATTGCAAATGCCGCAGCAAATTTAGGCGCAGATGTGATTTTGGTATCGGGACCAACACATTATAAAGTTAAAAATACTTCGATTAAATTGGTAAATGTGATTTCTGCACAAGAAATGTACGACGCCTGTCATGAATATTTTAATGATGTAGATGTTGCCATTGCCGCCGCAGCCGTTGCAGACTATAAACCGAAGACAGTCGCTTCTCAAAAAATTAAGAAAGATGCTGATGAATTTTCGATAGAACTCGAAAAAACAAAAGATATTTTGAAATCTTTGGGAGCAATT
It contains:
- the coaBC gene encoding bifunctional phosphopantothenoylcysteine decarboxylase/phosphopantothenate--cysteine ligase CoaBC gives rise to the protein MSVLNGKKILLGVSGGIAAYKTATLVRLFIKAGAHVQVIMTPASKDFVTPLTLSTLSKNPVHSSFFNQDDEDAVWNNHVELALWADLMIIAPATANTLSKMTTGNCDNLLIATYLSAKCPVYFAPAMDLDMYKHPSTLSSFKALKQFGNVMIPAENGELASGLSGEGRMAEPENIIAFLEADLESKLPLKGKKILITAGPTYEAIDPVRFIGNHSSGKMGFDIANAAANLGADVILVSGPTHYKVKNTSIKLVNVISAQEMYDACHEYFNDVDVAIAAAAVADYKPKTVASQKIKKDADEFSIELEKTKDILKSLGAIKKNQFLIGFALETENEIENAKLKIQKKNLDLIVLNSLQDEGAGFKKETNKVTFIDKNFKIEPMELKTKESVAEDILGKVILHFS